The Anguilla anguilla isolate fAngAng1 chromosome 2, fAngAng1.pri, whole genome shotgun sequence genome contains the following window.
CCCGGGTCGCCCACGTGGAGGACTTCCGGCAGGACATGAAGAGCTTCGTGGAGAACATCGGGCGCCACGTCACCACGGAGAAGCTGATGGAGAGGGCCTTCAGCATTCAGCTCGCCACGCGCAGGGACCTCCACGCCCTCTTCAACGCCAACAAAGACGCCCTCGTGCAGAAGGGCATCAACAAGCACCAAAACACGTAAGCGATGGAACGGGTGTAGGTGCTGTCGTAGAGACACCGCCGCGGTTGTGATCGTCTGTCAATGAGCACAATATGCGACGAGTGATGTCAAATGAGGAACACCTCTACCCTATAATACATTcgattcatgctgtttatggAAAACCTTGTATGTTAAAACTATACTGTTTGAAGAGAACACCTGGATTAGGATGGGGCAACACCAAAATGTAGTTGTCTATAGCGATATAACTGTATGTTCATAAAAGTCAGTGTTTGAGATCATAAGGTACTTAGGTAATAACCCTTATAGAAACATTATTGTTACTGCTAATTTTACAGCTGAAgttcaaaaatcattttgaatgaaaaggCATATTGGGTCTCAGGTTGGCGGTAGAACAGGTCAGTCAGGCAACGTGTGTTTTTTCCTGAAGGCAGTCATACATAGCGGTGGATCTGGAGAACTTCAGCTCCAGTGTGGTAACTGGGACAGAGATGAGGATCGTCTGGGCCTGGATTCCAGAGCGTTTTGCCCTCTTCCCTCCCACCATACTCTTCAGCACCAGTGAGCACGGACACAGCCTGGCCTCGTAAGTGTCCTGGATAACGACACAGCTcctgcctggtgtgtgtgtgtgtgtgtgtgtgtgcaagtgtgtacgtgtgtatgtgtgtgtgtgtgcatgcgtgtgtgtgtgtgtgcgtgcgtgcatgcgtgcgtgcatgtgtgtgcatgcgtgtgtgtgtgtgttcgtgtgtgtgtgtgtgtgcgcgcatgtgtgtgtgtgtgtgtgtgtgtgtgtgtgtgtatgtgcgtgcgtgaatgcgtgcatgggtgtatgtgtgcgtgtgtgtgtgtatgcgtgtgtgtacgtgtgtgtatgcgtatgtgtgtatatgtgtgcgagtatgtgtgtgtttgtatgcgtgtgtgtgtgtgtgtgtgcgtgtgtgtatgcgtgtgtgtgtaagcgtgaatgtgtgcgtgtgtgtgtgagtgcattctcatgtgctggttttcattccaaccaattccCACTCATGCAAGTGTGCAGTTATTGCCATAATCAGTTAGGTGCATGCATTGTGCCTGTGTCTTTCCTCAAAATACACCGTGTAAAACCTTTCTTGAGTTTCCTAAATATAAACTCAGCAAAACAATAACCCTCCACAAAGGGAATTTGATGCTCCTGATCCAAATTTGACCATAGTTTGaaactttttgttttagttCTGTAATATTCTAAACTTTTGCATCAAAACTCCatcacttgtaaaaaaaaataaaaaactattcaACTTTTAACAACCCTAAAAAACACTGCAGGGCATgataaaatatgagaaaatcAAATAAAGTTCCAATCATGTAAAACTGTCACCGAAAagcatatttcagtgtttttatagCCTTTTAATACAATAGTACCCTTTTGcaatttgaatccagtcctGGGTACTGTTTTACACAATATGACATTCTTTTCTAACTTGAACAGGGAAAGGTCTGTTGTATAATGATCTTGTAAGCAATAAATCCTGAAATTCAGGACATATCTATGCCAAAGGAATTGTTTAGGATGCCCTTAGCCTTGAGTTACATAACTCTGAAAGGGCATGTTTTCGGTCTAAACATGTTTTTCAGTAACCCACATGATTGCATATCCTTTAGCCGAGTGCTTTGGGCTAAAGTTTGCCCACAGTTCAAACGACTTCTCTCCAGTTCCAAGGTGTTAGCCAGTGATGAGCATTTCAGCTCTTGCCTATCTCTAAGACAGGggatgtccaatcttatctgaaaagggccagtgtgggtacaagtttttgttttagcccaacagTAAGACACCTGATTGTACTTGcattgattgaagaccatgattaattCATcggttgaatcaggtgtcgtagtgctTGGGCTAAAACaagacctgcacccacaccggcccttttctgataagattggacacccctgatctaaGATATGTCCTTATCCTGCAAATATATGTGTAGCCTTGAAAGTGGGTGGCATTAAATTGGGTACACTCAGTGGGTACACTCCGAAACTGGGCCTTCTTAACTGTTAGCAAGTTATTTACACTGATTACCTGGGATTCAATGAAGTTGGCGAGATCTGTTGATTATTCTCACCAAAATGATTTTACAGTATGTGATAAAATCTACAACTGAAGTTTGAACTGAATCTTTGTGTCTCTGAGTGTATTTCAACACACAATTGTCGCTAGGAAAGTGAAGGTGTCACTAATAGCCTTTTTGCTTTCTTGtggtcgggggggcggggggggggggcatgggggtaGGTGGGGAGTAGGTTGTGGATGTGGCCGttagaatcttttttttttaaccagctgGGGGCCCAAAGGATTTTATGCCATTAAAAGCCTCATCGTGACTTTTCCTCTCATTTGTCACCCCGAGCTCTGACGCTTCGGTGAATGCGCTCACCGTTCGGGTGCCCACCGCATAGCCGGGTGGTCCTctctgcatgtctgcatgttaCCGCAATTAAACAGGACCGTCTCTGAAAAGATCACGACCCTCGCTTAGACTGTCCGCCTTTTAAAGGTCACGAGGGTCAGTGGCCGCTCACCTCAATAGAAAAGCAACAAAGGACCAAACGCCATTTAAAAGAATGGGTTACGTGTATGGCTATCGAAGCCAGCAATATGTAGGACAGCCGTCTGTGTGCAGCCATCTTCTGTTCGTACGTCTATAAACGTGGAAATCTGCCGCTCttgaaaattgtgaaatttaTGTTGAAAAAGATGCTGTGAACGTGTATAAAATATAAACTTGCGTATACATCAGTGtgctctgtttgtgtttatcGGGAAATCGGCGATGACCTTGCAGTACTATGCGTCCAATAATGTAAAATTCATACGTTACGGAGAAATCATAATTGCCAATGGATGCTTTTCATTGCAGGTTTTATTCCCATGTTGAGGGTTACGAGCCAACCGTCTTGCTTTTGAAAACTGTAGATGAAGGGGTGAGTCAAAGAAAATCGAAGCCTATAATGACCGAGGAAGAGTAAAAAACAAATAGCATTTCAGTCTATAACAACTTAAGTATCCCCTTCTGTTTTAAAGGTTTGTGGTGCCTTCCTGTCATCGGACTGGATTGTGAGaacaaagcatgctgggaaaggccTCTCTTTCTTTGGGACCGGCGAATGCTTCGTGTTTACCGTGAGTAGGGGTGTCCTTTCATGCAGCCGTGAACATTGCAGATCCAGGAAAGGCCTATATTTGAACTCAATgataacaaaatgtgaaacattttcactgtatcgattattagcattattagcGTAGATATTAGCATAGCTGGCTTTACATATAACTTGAGATTTTAACTCCCAATGATTCATCCTTCAGCTCAGTGAAAGGGCAAATGATTAGAACCATAAATCATGACGGAGAGTTTATTTtggactgcttcagccctgatcctcccctgcccatgcatTGATGCTGTCATCATCCGACTCCTGTAAACTGCACTATTCtaactataccatttggtcttctattattcctgttagctttcacctcagctgtaacctgttcaacccattttatttgctgtctactactttacaccaggctgaccagaggaggatgagctccccctctatagctaatttcctctcaagatttcttCTCATTGGGGAGATTTTTCTCGCTGCTGTTTCCCCACCATTGGGAGTTTTTTTACCTCATAcacctgctatttgggggttcaggcctggtgtttggtctgtttgctctttttgctctgtctcttgccttgctactctgtaaagcgtatttGTGAccgttctctgtaaaaaaaaaaaagtgctatataaataaaatttaatagcaaatttaattgaattttagcTGCGGCCAGGGATGGAACGCTACCAGCGGCCCATACTCCAGCTCTCGGACGTCCCGGACAGAGCTTCGCCCCCGCCCAAGTCTCCAGGCGCCTCTCGGACCACTGCTTCTCCTGGGAACGACGACGAGGTCACGCCCACGACCTTGACCTGTCCTGCGGGCACGCCCCAGAACCCCAACTTTCTGACCGTTCCCTTCCCCGTGTCCCCCGGGGGTTCCCCGGTCGTATCGCAAAAGAGAACCAAAGCGGAGCGCCCCCTTTCTGCGTCCATGTTCATGGCAGGGGACGAGGACAGGCTCGTCATCGGTAAGCAAGATCGCGTAAGCGGTCCCTTTCATAGGAGCCCAGACAAAGACTGCGTGCTGAACAATAaagatatttttcacattttgagaAAACTTGAGAACATTGAAATTCCACTGACTGAGGTTGATCGCGTTTGAGACCTGAGCTACAGGTGTCGATGGTAAACAACCATGCTGCATATCTTTATTTATGTCAATAATTTGTGGTTTGGGTTTTTATATTGACTTATTCAGAACTGGCGTGGTAAACTTGACTTGCCCCTACAGGTGGAGGCGGGGGCCAGGCACTGTGCATCGAAGCCGACCTGATGACCGGGCGGACGGAACGCTGCGACACCTTCGACAGTTCCCCCCTCTGCAAAAGAAACTTCCGGATTCAGTCGCTGGAAGTCTGGGGGATTCAGAACTCTGCCGCCTTCTCCCCCGCCGTCTCGGTAGAAACAGGCTAGAATACCGCACAAACTGTATCTAGATGCATTGGGTTTCCAGGGTTTTTCCATTACATGTCAAGATTCAGTCcactcaaaatatattttgagggagattagaaaaaaaaaagtgaatttaaatcaTGAGTTTGAAAGTGCACAGTGAGCAATTTCCATACTTATTTTCTCTTGCCGTATGGAGAATGTAGTGTTATCAGAAgcatatctttttttgtttggttgtgcCTCTGTATAATAATGTATTACTGTAAACCATGTCGATATTTATGTTGGGTTGGGTTTTTAGAAGCTTTAAAATGGAAGATCATTTTAAAGGAATATTCATgctatgtacacacatatacagtatctatatatatatatatataatatatatgtctCACAATATATCCCCATGGGCTCGGCTACTAGCGTTTGATATGTCCTTCCTAAGGCCCGGCAATGCATTTCTGTcccctgttctgttctgcagGTGATAAGTCTATATGTataagaaccatatattctgctgcactgaaacctacactacaagggactttcagtaagaaagaaaataaatattatttttgaaaatattccattgcaatgtgtttttgtcaaaaaaatgtcaaaaattaaaatgttttttcacactttaacatttaacattagtAATTGCGCTCAAAACAAAATCCACTTAAAATCTCATCACAACCATTTCATAGACTGTGCCTCATACGGGTCAGTACAGGCATGCCAAAGATTTTGGCTGATCCGCCGAATAATGGAATTCATGAAAGAACATTGCATTGCAATTTAAACTGAGAAAAACAGATGGTTGGTTGGGTCCATAGAGCAGTGTTTGAATGGTTAGCTGCAACAcgataaatagaaataaatatttaagaacACATACCAAGGTccttaattgtgtgtgtgtgtgtgtgtttttttttcattcaaccAGTAGTAATGTACGCAGCACTTTTCGCTAGCAAACAAACCGAATGAAGCGGGGGAATTCAGCTACTGCGCATGTCCTCAGCGCTATCGCCTAGAAACTGACCCAAACAAAACGTTCCTCTATGCTACTGCGAAGTTATAAGTGCTTGAAAAGCTTTTCAAGAAAACTGTCCTACTAGGTGGATAAATCGTTGATGGTGAGCGTTTTGTTGAGGACAGAAAATCATGGCTGGAGACACACAAGAAGTTCCGAAGCTTGAACTGGAATCAGTCATCGGGTTTAATGGTAACTATATTTCGTGTACCTTAAATGTACAAGCGATCTCCTTAACTCGAAGTACATAGGGTAGCTATATACTGTGCGTTAGTTTGCTTAATACGTTCACAGAGGTTGTGTAAAATGAGCTTACTTTGCTGTTTTTTCAGTGACGCAGGGATTTTATTTGATGTCTATATGATGAAATGTCACTTGGAATATAAATGCTGATTATATTTCCTAGAAAGctttacataattttaaaatccaCAAAGAATAATCACAGATAGTTTGCATATAGTTCATCagcattatttgttttaaactaTGTTGGCAACATAcagataaatgcaaaaatattgggacagtgacagcAATAAATAGGTGGCACGATATTATAACTTGAAGTCACATTAGTTTAACCCAATAGATACATAATGCTATATTGCTGAAAACTTCATCATGTCTATTTCAAAATTATCGAACACACGCTTACCTCTAATCGAGGccacccttttttttgttgttgttgttttttgttttgtttataggACACGTGTTTTCTGGTCTGAGAGTGCATCCAGACAAAGAACACCTCATTTACCCCTTGGGATGCACGGTCATTCTGAAGAGTCTCAAGCACAGCAAACAAGAGTTCCTGCAAGGACACACCAACAACGTGTCCTGTATCACTGTGTCCAAAAGTGGTAAATATGTCGCCTCTGGACAGGTCACCTTCATGGGCTTCAAGGTAAATATCCGTAGGCAATAATGACAACAATTAAAGCCATTTCAGAGTAAGCTGTCTTCCTTGTATCCATATTTTAatgctgtaatttttttaacaaatgcatttctgtcttTGAGGACTGGTACTGTAAGCCTTTCCCCTTGTCGACATTGCCGATTATGTGCAATGTGAGATTTGGGAAACAAAAGATTGCAAATAGCAAGCACATTGTCATCATATTAATTATGTGTGTCTGCTGACAGTGCACGGTAAATGACAAAGAACAGagtctgaaatgtttttctcccaATGCGTGTAAATGTACACcgctttttttatttggtgttAATACCTTTACAGACCATGGgtgcaaaaatatttcagtgggCAGACTCTGTTCTTTGTCCTTTGCTTTCTCTGTTCAGCACCCCGATGACTCCCGTATCAACACTCAGTGGCAACGCTATATTTATCGCTGCAGGCTGACATCATTATCTGGGATTACTCCAAGAGGGAGATCTATGCCAGAATGCAGCTGCACAAAGCCAAAGTGGAGGACCTGGCCTTTTCCCCTAACGACAAGTACCTGGTGTCGCTGGGTGGGCAGGACGACGGCAGGTAACCAGTTTCCCCTGGAGCTTCTCAAAGAGGGAGACAATTTTACCTCACCTGATTTTCATCTAGCGTTTTCATCCCATTTGggtaatattttgaaatgcaatacactgtgtgttcagtttttttttactgagtttATCGGTGTAAAGGAAATGCTTGTGGTCTGCAAAACATGTGCAAGGTGGATACGGTAGTTTAGCGCACTGCTGCGGTACATTCGAGCTCTTAGCGAATGACagcctgcgcgtgtgtgtgtgtgtgtgtgtgtgtgtgttccagtaTCGTGGTGTGGAACATCGAGACGAAAGAGGCCATCTGTGGGAGTCCGGCTTCGGCGCACAGCGCCGGTCACTGTCACACCATAGAGTTCTCCAACCAGAGTGACGACATCTTCGTGTCTGCTGGGAAGTAAGTCTATGGTGGATGCGAATGGtaaaacggactgcatttatatagcgcttttatccaaagcgctttacaattgatgcctctcattcacccattcacacacaaacacattcacacaccaatggtgaaaggctgccatgcaaggtaccaatcagctcgttgggagcaattagggtttaggtgtcttgctcagggacactttgacacgcccagggcgggggattgaaccggcaaccctccgactgccagacaaccgctctcacctcctgagctatgtgagattaatttttaatgttatcTGCATTGTTAATACTGTTCAATTAGAGGTGTAGTGCCGTGTGTGGGGATAGGGGACGgtctgtagtgctgtgtgaCCTGTCagtttgtctctttctctggaGTCAGTAGCTTGAGTGATCGCTCTTCTGCAGATTCACAGATGTATGCCTTTCTCATGCCAGATAATGACTACTATGAAAACCTGTCCAACAGGGTCTTTTTTTGCAGgtcacattaatatttttgtttgctgtattttaaatcAAGTATTAATTAGCCAATTGATATAGCTAGTTGCCGCTATTTCACAAGCAAGCATTTTATCCCTAATGTTGCAGTAAATAGGatgcattaaaaacagattGTGAAAAAAGTCTATGGGCCTATAGCTTCTTCTTGTCTTCTAAACTAGATGCATTAGTTTCCAGCCATCGGTATGGGAGCACAAGTTAGTCTAAATATAAGCagcttcattttttgttttctgtcaccTTGAATGTTTCTTCCTGGATGACTTAATTAGGAGCCATAACACACAGAGAAATCTCAGCAGGACTTTGctgacacagtcacagtcatttTTGGCCATTGGTACTGATGCTGCAGTGGCTCACACCTGCACCCTGTCCCCATGCAGCGGGACACTCCGAGTTTGGGAGCTCGATCTCCCCAACAGGAAGATCCGCCCTACGGAGTGCCAGATGGGACAGCTGAAGAGGATAGTGAAATGCATCGAGGTGAGGCCTTCGCCTGTTTTCGTACGGTCTGTGGGCCTTCCTCCAGGGTGCAGGCGGCCTGCTGACACGTTTCCTGTCCGAGTGACTTTCGCTTCCTGAAACTGGTTGGAGGTACAACCATAGAACGTCAAAGGTGCCCTGCACCCTGCTGGGAAGGGAAGAAAGTATGCTAAGGATATCAGCTGTGAAACACAAGCTAGGGGATTTTGTTAGAAAAGTTATCCTGAGTTAGTCTGGTGGGGTTTCTTCACCATGTTACAGATCCCAGAAGATGACAGTTTCTTCTACTGTGGCACCACCAGCGGAGATGTGTTGAAAGTTAACCTGAAGACCAAGCTTCTCAACAGCTGTGGGCCGACGAAACAGAAGTTCAGCAAGGTGAGCCAAATCACGGAATAGCACACACCACTGTTTTACCATaataaaattaagcaattatGATCATTGTTTCCATATCAAATTTTATTGAACACTATTGtaaatgtttcatgtttcaaatatttatgaTCTGTAacactgtgattgacaggcttaGAATACTGTAATCCTACACTGGAAACCTGTGTTAGGATATTTTTTGGTAGTGACTAAATTTGCTTGGGTAATGACTAAATTTTGAGTATGGATATAAATCATCTTTTATTCTCAATTTACTTCAGAACAATTGCCTAaaatatggttttaaaaaaaaaatctcctttttGCGTTTTTCTGCATATGCACGTTTGCACTACGTTTACTTTGAGCGTATGGCTGGGCTGACAAAAGGGGATTGCATGGTGTGTACTTCCTGAGCAGCACGAGCCAATGAAAACACTCGCCTGCTGTGTTCTTAATCCGCCTCAGCGAGAAAatcgaattaaaaaaaaaaaacatttcctcaaACCTTGATGAAAATATGATACATCGAATATGGACTTGATTTTCCAGTGAAGGCAgtcatctgcaaaaaaaaaaaaaaaaaaaaaaaaggcacttgTTACTTTTCGTCGCTGTTCCTGAACAGCGAGCGCGAGCTGCAGTGACTGCTCTTCCCTCCGCAGGGGGTGAACAGCCTGAAGGCGCTGAAGACGGGGGACGTGCTCGTGGGCTCGGGGGACGGCACCTTCTCCCTCTGCTCCGGGCCCAATTTTAAGGCGGCCAAGTGAGTTCGGGGGGGGGCCGCCGAGAGACTGGTTTAAACAAGACCGGGTCAAAACCTGGTGTATGGCTGGACCtgacacacgtgatccggccgaccaatggtgtagcttcgtcactcagtcactcactcactcagtcagtcacagacattcgcgtttgtagggctggcccccgctgttgcggtccagccaatcAAAAAAGCGTCGGCTGCGTTTACGGAAGCTTCCACGCTGTTAATTAACGCGTTGTTGTCGCCGTGTCTCTGCTCTGCCTGGCCCTGCCGGctttactcccccccccacccccgcgtgtgtgcgtgtgtgtccggcAGGAAGGTCCAGCTGGAGGGGGGCGTGACCTCCATCGCTCTGCGCGGCGAGGGCCACCAGCTGTTCGTCGGAACGGAGGCCGCGCAGATCTACCGCTTCGGCTACGCGGACTTCAGGGAGGAGCTCGTCGCCACCAGCCACGACAGCGCCGTCAACGACCTGGCCTTCCCTTTGTAAGTGACACACGTGGCGGGGgccagggggaagggggggtgcgggggggttcTGTACAACCTGTGAACACAATATCAGCATGCAGGAAGAATGCCTAACACACGCTGCACCGGTCAGTACTGGatccgtctccctctctgtctcattctgtGTTTGTATCCCTGTTCTGTTGAACTTTTGCTCTCGTTCCAAACTGTTCCCTGCTGGGTGTTGCGCAAAgtactgtatgtgcgtgtgtgcacaatAATATTCTCAGCACCTGTTGCAGTCATTATATTATCATCCACTAGAGGGAGTACTTCCATTATGAATATGCTTGAAATGGTTTCATGAAGAATATTTACTCATCAAAATTTCTAACATAAGCTCCAGTTACTGGTGATACTCTGCACTCAGtagtccctccctctctccctctgtctctctcactctttctctctctccctccctctctctttctctccctcactctcactcctctctctctttctctctctctccctccctcactctctccctcctccctctctcttttactctctctccctccctctctctgtcgctttctctctctcactatctctctgtctctctctctccctcgctctctcctaacctctcttactctctctctcaccccccctctctctctctctctctctctcaccctctcttactctctctctctcaccctctctctc
Protein-coding sequences here:
- the cfap52 gene encoding cilia- and flagella-associated protein 52 codes for the protein MAGDTQEVPKLELESVIGFNGHVFSGLRVHPDKEHLIYPLGCTVILKSLKHSKQEFLQGHTNNVSCITVSKSGKYVASGQVTFMGFKADIIIWDYSKREIYARMQLHKAKVEDLAFSPNDKYLVSLGGQDDGSIVVWNIETKEAICGSPASAHSAGHCHTIEFSNQSDDIFVSAGNGTLRVWELDLPNRKIRPTECQMGQLKRIVKCIEIPEDDSFFYCGTTSGDVLKVNLKTKLLNSCGPTKQKFSKGVNSLKALKTGDVLVGSGDGTFSLCSGPNFKAAKKVQLEGGVTSIALRGEGHQLFVGTEAAQIYRFGYADFREELVATSHDSAVNDLAFPFECSELFATCSLGGIRVWHADTSKELLRIRVPNMTCNAVEFMRDGRSIISAWNDGNIRVFTPESGRLSLIIHNAHSMGVTAIAGTTDCGRILSGGGEGQVRMWQIQQGTHRLIETMKEHKATVTCIKVKSNNKECVTASSDGACIIWDLVRFVRNQMVLANTLFKSVCYHPEEYQIITSGTDRKIGYWEVYDGSPIRELEGSLSGSINGMHISPDGNHFVTGGDEKLVKVWGYAEGEVTHVGVGHSGNITSVRICPHSKCIISSSADGAILRWRYPHPS